The DNA region AACGTTCGGCCTCTTTCTGGATTGCCTGCTGGGCCTGCTTCTTGGTGCCCACAAAGAGCACAGTTTTCCCCGCCGCCACGGTTTTCCGTACCGCGTCATAGGCATCCTTAATGGCTTGGATAGTTTTCTGGAGATCGATGATATGGATCCCGTTCCGTTCCGCGAAGATGTATTTCTTCATCCGCGGATCCCAGCGCTTGACCTGGTGACCAAAATGGACTCCCGATTCAAGCAAATTCTTCATGGTGACTACCGCCACAGCTTCCTCCCGCATCAACATTTCCGGCATAAGACCTAGCTCCGGCGTTTATATCCGGGAGAAAGAGCCTTGGCGCCGGTGTGACGCCTTCCCTATATCTCACCGCCCGCTAGGGGGCGGTGGAAAATGGGCAGAAATCTCCGATTTCTGCCTTCAAGATTTTAACTTTGTTAAAATCTTGAATTAAAAAAGGTTAATCCCCGTAGGGATAGCCATTTTCCTTAAGCATGACATAAAATTCGTGCATTGGCAAGCCCACAATGCCGCTGTAGGATCCTTTTATACCGGTGACAAAGCACTCCGCCAAGCCCTGTATTTTATACGCCCCCGCGGCGCCCTGCCATTCCCCGGTATTGATGTACCATTCAATTTCTTCGTCCGAAAGGGGGGCAAAGCTCAGGGTACTCACCACGGAACGGCAATCCAGGGTTTTTTCCTTGCCGTTGTAGAGGGCCATGGCGGTGACAACCTCATGTTCCCGGCCCCGGAGCCGGTTCAGCATACGCCGGGCGTCCTCCCGGTCCGCCGGTTTTCCGTAAACATCACCGTCCACCGAAATAAGGGTATCCGCCCCAAAAATCCAGCCCGGAAGCCGGGCAGAGAGGAGTTCGATGATACGGTTGACCTTCTGTACCGCAAAATTCTCTGCTTGTTTCCTGGGCTCCAGGCCGCGTTCTGGAATTTCATCAATATGGGCAGGCATGATGCTGAAAGGAAGCCCTAAAAGTTTGAAATATTCCTGTCTTCGTAATGAGCCGGAGGCTAAAATTATCGGTTCCATAATCTCTTAATATACTATAATTATTCATAAAAAAGTGCATAAAATTCATATTTTTTTTCATATTGAGGCCTATTCCCGGAGGTCTTGAATTGATTTTTCTTCATATTATATGGCTAAAGGG from Treponema primitia ZAS-2 includes:
- a CDS encoding Maf family protein: MEPIILASGSLRRQEYFKLLGLPFSIMPAHIDEIPERGLEPRKQAENFAVQKVNRIIELLSARLPGWIFGADTLISVDGDVYGKPADREDARRMLNRLRGREHEVVTAMALYNGKEKTLDCRSVVSTLSFAPLSDEEIEWYINTGEWQGAAGAYKIQGLAECFVTGIKGSYSGIVGLPMHEFYVMLKENGYPYGD